In the Aliarcobacter cryaerophilus genome, one interval contains:
- the istA gene encoding IS21 family transposase — MKKIKDILRLKFITNISYRQISRALNVPSSTVGDYCKRFEIIDKKIDEFLNLDDDEISQILFPEKSLPKSYKSRPIPDVEYIHKEITKKGVTFELLWQEYKEMHPDGYGCSQFKEYYYKYKRKLNPTMRQTYVAGEKMFVDYSGLTVPVINLKTGEVEKAQIFVSVLGLSGYTFVHATSSQKVEDFIKSHVEAFNFYEGVPKVIVPDNLKSAIISNNKNGIVFNENYAELSRHYNYAIEAARPYKPQDKAKVEQGVQAIQRWIIARFRNRSFFNIDEINQAINPLLDIYNNKIIKKIGKSRSELFIELEKSYLQQLPINRFIYKELKIATVNIDYHVELLKCYYSVPFKYLKERVEIKYSTTLVEIYHKSKIVATHPRLYKINDSSTIKEHMPLNHQYQSEKMNPQRLISWGENIGNETKEFVEKRLSEAPYPVKAYRTIIAILSLAKIYGKIELNLALSYAIKIDAKSVKSIESILSKKLYLVVANTTTSTLFNNHENIRGSDYYK, encoded by the coding sequence ATGAAAAAAATAAAAGATATATTGAGATTAAAGTTTATTACCAATATATCGTACCGTCAAATTAGTAGAGCTTTAAATGTACCTTCATCAACTGTTGGGGATTATTGTAAAAGATTTGAAATAATAGATAAAAAAATTGATGAATTTCTTAATCTTGATGATGATGAAATTAGTCAAATTCTATTTCCTGAAAAATCCTTACCAAAAAGCTATAAATCAAGACCAATACCAGATGTTGAATATATTCATAAAGAGATAACAAAAAAAGGTGTAACCTTTGAACTGTTGTGGCAAGAGTATAAAGAGATGCATCCAGATGGATATGGTTGTAGCCAATTTAAAGAGTATTACTATAAATATAAAAGAAAATTAAATCCTACAATGAGACAAACATATGTTGCTGGTGAAAAAATGTTCGTAGATTATAGTGGATTAACTGTTCCTGTAATAAATTTAAAAACAGGTGAAGTTGAAAAAGCACAAATATTTGTAAGTGTACTAGGATTAAGTGGATATACCTTTGTTCATGCAACTTCTTCTCAAAAAGTTGAAGATTTTATAAAATCTCATGTAGAAGCATTTAATTTTTATGAAGGTGTTCCTAAAGTAATTGTTCCTGATAATCTAAAAAGTGCAATTATTTCAAATAATAAGAATGGCATAGTGTTTAATGAAAATTATGCAGAACTTTCAAGACATTATAACTATGCAATAGAAGCAGCACGTCCATATAAACCACAAGATAAAGCAAAAGTAGAACAAGGTGTACAAGCAATTCAAAGATGGATAATAGCAAGATTTAGAAATAGAAGCTTTTTTAATATTGATGAAATAAATCAAGCAATAAATCCACTACTTGATATTTATAATAATAAAATTATTAAAAAAATAGGTAAAAGTAGATCAGAACTATTTATAGAACTTGAAAAATCATATTTACAACAATTACCAATAAATAGATTTATCTATAAAGAGTTAAAAATTGCGACTGTAAATATAGATTATCATGTTGAACTTTTAAAATGTTATTACTCAGTACCATTTAAATATCTAAAAGAGAGAGTAGAGATAAAATATTCAACTACATTAGTTGAAATATATCATAAATCGAAAATAGTTGCTACTCATCCAAGATTATATAAAATAAATGATTCTTCAACAATAAAAGAGCATATGCCTTTAAATCATCAGTATCAAAGTGAAAAGATGAATCCTCAAAGATTAATATCTTGGGGTGAAAATATTGGAAATGAAACTAAAGAGTTTGTTGAAAAAAGATTATCTGAAGCTCCATACCCTGTAAAAGCATATAGAACGATAATTGCAATATTGTCTTTAGCAAAAATATATGGAAAAATTGAGTTAAATTTAGCACTATCATATGCAATAAAAATTGATGCAAAAAGTGTTAAATCAATAGAATCAATTTTATCAAAAAAACTATACTTAGTTGTTGCTAATACTACAACATCAACACTATTTAATAACCATGAAAATATTCGTGGATCTGATTATTATAAATAA
- a CDS encoding GIY-YIG nuclease family protein: MNGYYIYFLLQEDKQRIKIGKSRSIKTRYNTLEKIWGSFNLDESYLIKCSDIKTMDKLEENLQFLFNLHTPEQFGQPADLHPDTLPELIRTASRFIFGQF; encoded by the coding sequence ATGAATGGTTATTATATATATTTTTTATTGCAAGAAGATAAACAAAGGATAAAAATTGGAAAATCAAGAAGTATCAAAACAAGATATAATACTTTAGAAAAAATTTGGGGCAGCTTTAATCTAGATGAATCTTATCTAATAAAATGTTCAGATATAAAAACAATGGATAAATTAGAAGAAAATTTACAATTTCTTTTCAATCTGCATACGCCGGAACAATTCGGACAGCCAGCCGATTTACATCCGGACACTCTGCCGGAGTTGATTCGGACAGCTAGCCGATTTATATTCGGACAATTTTAA
- a CDS encoding MutH/Sau3AI family endonuclease, with amino-acid sequence MLYDEYSIESILNYSKHLEGKTLREVFSSEVLESMRKEIEGNKGKFGQILERYFFGYECNSDSEPDFPCGLELKVTPLKKLKNGTLSPKERLVCNIINFENIINESWEESSFLKKNQNMLVIQYIDPLDKNIDRLDYKIVKVFLHNINHNFEHIEQFKQDWNTIVSKIKDGKAHKLSESDTKYLGACTKGAKAATSFRKQPNSEELAKQRAFSFKTKYMKSLI; translated from the coding sequence ATGTTATATGATGAATATAGTATAGAATCGATTTTGAATTATTCAAAACATTTAGAAGGTAAAACTTTAAGAGAAGTTTTTAGTAGTGAAGTATTAGAAAGCATGAGAAAAGAAATTGAAGGAAATAAAGGAAAATTCGGACAAATTTTAGAACGATACTTTTTTGGTTATGAATGTAATTCTGATAGTGAACCTGATTTTCCTTGTGGTTTAGAACTAAAAGTTACACCATTAAAAAAACTTAAAAATGGTACTTTATCTCCAAAAGAAAGATTAGTATGTAATATTATTAATTTTGAAAATATAATTAATGAATCATGGGAAGAATCATCATTTTTGAAAAAAAATCAAAATATGTTAGTGATACAATACATTGACCCACTTGATAAAAATATAGATAGATTAGATTATAAAATAGTAAAAGTTTTTTTACATAATATTAATCATAATTTTGAACATATAGAACAATTTAAACAAGATTGGAATACTATTGTTTCAAAAATAAAAGATGGGAAAGCTCATAAATTATCTGAATCTGATACAAAATATCTTGGTGCTTGTACAAAAGGTGCAAAAGCTGCAACTTCATTTAGAAAACAGCCTAATTCAGAAGAACTTGCAAAACAAAGAGCTTTTTCTTTTAAAACAAAATATATGAAAAGTTTAATTTAA